A genomic window from Hyla sarda isolate aHylSar1 chromosome 8, aHylSar1.hap1, whole genome shotgun sequence includes:
- the TMEM37 gene encoding voltage-dependent calcium channel gamma-like subunit, whose product MTALGVQLKPTMPQLRPRSFFETLIRVLITLSVGTAVVLSSISVCDGHWLSSPGRQLFGVWGTCGQETCSPEMARVSRAMVVVRTGVSLAVVMAIFGLELLMISQLCEDGHSRKKWCLGSVLLLAAFFLSSTGTLTYIFLLKDLAEYSAFTLTFWCQFLGTFLFFLNGVSGLYINRLSA is encoded by the exons ATGACGGCTCTGGGGGTGCAG TTGAAGCCCACCATGCCTCAGCTCCGCCCCCGCTCCTTCTTTGAGACCCTCATCCGGGTTCTGATCACGCTCAGCGTGGGCACGGCGGTGGTCTTGTCCTCCATCTCGGTGTGTGACGGTCACTGGCTTTCTTCTCCAGGACGACAGCTCTTTGGCGTGTGGGGAACGTGTGGGCAGGAGACGTGCAGCCCGGAGATGGCGCGGGTCAGCAGAGCCATGGTGGTGGTCCGCACGGGCGTGTCTCTGGCCGTTGTCATGGCGATCTTCGGTCTGGAGCTGCTGATGATTTCCCAGCTGTGTGAGGACGGACATTCCCGGAAGAAGTGGTGCCTGGGCTCGGTGCTGCTCCTGGCggccttcttcctctcctccacCGGGACCCTCACCTACATCTTCCTCCTCAAGGACTTGGCGGAGTACAGCGCCTTCACCCTCACCTTCTGGTGCCAGTTCCTTGGcactttcctcttcttcctcaaTGGCGTCAGCGGCCTGTACATTAACCGCCTGAGCGCCTGA